A window of Brachybacterium fresconis contains these coding sequences:
- the tyrS gene encoding tyrosine--tRNA ligase, producing MHSVLDELAWRGLVVQTTGREALGRALADGPVSLYCGFDPTAASLHVGHLTQVLTMRRLQLAGHHPYALVGGATGLIGDPRMSGERVLNDAEIVHGWVDSLRSQISRFLDLEGEHAVTMVNNLDWIGQMSALDFLRDMGKHFRMGTMLGKETVARRLQSDEGISYTEFSYQVLQSIDYLELHRRYGVSLQYGGNDQWGNLLSGVELIHKVEGHDAHALTTPLVTKADGSKFGKSEGGAIWLDAELTSPYAFHQFWLNAADADVVKYLRYFTFRCQEEIAELEQATEEASHKRQAQRALADDLTTLVHGEQATAQATAAAAVLFGRGDVRALEERTVDSIARELPGAELSPTTPLVDAFIATGIAQSKGAARRGADEGGLSVNGEKLTADELTRELGELDLLPGRHLLLRRGRKNAAMVRLVG from the coding sequence ATGCATTCCGTCCTGGACGAGCTCGCCTGGCGAGGACTCGTCGTGCAGACCACCGGGCGCGAGGCGCTCGGCAGAGCTCTGGCGGACGGACCGGTCAGCCTGTATTGCGGCTTCGACCCGACGGCCGCCTCCCTGCACGTCGGCCACCTCACCCAGGTGCTGACCATGCGGCGTCTCCAGCTCGCCGGCCACCACCCCTACGCCCTGGTGGGCGGGGCGACCGGCCTGATCGGCGACCCACGCATGTCCGGGGAGCGCGTGCTCAACGACGCGGAGATCGTGCACGGCTGGGTGGACAGCCTGCGCTCCCAGATCTCCCGCTTCCTCGACCTCGAGGGCGAGCACGCCGTGACCATGGTCAACAACCTCGACTGGATCGGGCAGATGAGCGCCCTCGACTTCCTGCGGGACATGGGCAAGCACTTCCGCATGGGCACCATGCTCGGCAAGGAGACCGTCGCCCGCCGTCTGCAGAGCGACGAGGGAATCAGCTACACGGAGTTCAGCTACCAGGTGCTGCAGAGCATCGACTACCTCGAGCTGCACCGACGCTACGGGGTGAGCCTCCAGTACGGCGGCAACGACCAGTGGGGCAACCTGCTCTCCGGGGTCGAGCTGATCCACAAGGTCGAGGGGCACGACGCCCATGCGCTGACCACCCCGCTGGTGACCAAGGCGGACGGCAGCAAGTTCGGCAAGAGCGAGGGCGGCGCGATCTGGCTCGACGCCGAACTCACCAGCCCCTACGCCTTCCACCAGTTCTGGCTCAACGCGGCCGACGCGGACGTCGTGAAGTACCTGCGCTACTTCACCTTCCGCTGCCAGGAGGAGATCGCCGAGCTCGAGCAGGCCACCGAGGAGGCCTCGCACAAGCGCCAGGCGCAGCGCGCCCTGGCCGACGACCTCACCACGCTCGTCCACGGTGAGCAGGCCACCGCGCAGGCCACGGCCGCGGCGGCGGTGCTGTTCGGGCGCGGGGACGTGCGGGCGCTCGAGGAGCGGACCGTCGACTCGATCGCCCGGGAGCTGCCCGGCGCCGAGCTGAGTCCGACCACCCCCTTGGTGGACGCCTTCATCGCCACCGGCATCGCACAGTCCAAGGGCGCCGCCCGTCGCGGAGCCGACGAGGGCGGACTCTCGGTCAACGGCGAGAAGCTCACCGCCGACGAGCTCACCCGTGAGCTGGGAGAGCTCGACCTGCTGCCGGGCCGTCACCTGCTGCTGCGCCGCGGACGCAAGAACGCCGCGATGGTGCGCCTGGTCGGCTGA
- the argH gene encoding argininosuccinate lyase, which translates to MSTSTPGPEATSAPSGASAALWGGRFGSGPAAALAALSVSTHFDWRLAQYDLRGSKAHANVLHAAELLSDDELARMQEALDVLAADVASGEFVAAADDEDVHTALERGLIERAGGELGGKLRAGRSRNDQIATLIRLFLRDQARAVGDQVLDLAEVLLERAREVHGVPMPGRTHLQHAQPLLLSHHLLAHAWPLLRDVERLADLDRRTAVSPYGSGALAGSSLGLDPQAVAAELGFTDSVWNSIDGTASRDLTAEFSFVLAMIGIDLSRLAEEIILWNTKEFSFITLDDSFSTGSSIMPQKKNPDIAELARGKAGRVVGDLVGLLTTLKALPLAYNRDLQEDKEPVFDQVDSLDLVLPAFTGMMATLVFHTERMAELAPQGFSLATDIADHLVRHGVPFRSAHEISGACVKVAEEQDKELWDLTDAEFAEISEHLDASVREVLTVQGSIASRDAKGGTAPARVAEQEQAVAETIRDLRSFTRDR; encoded by the coding sequence GTGAGCACCTCGACCCCGGGCCCGGAGGCCACCTCGGCACCTTCGGGCGCGAGCGCCGCGCTGTGGGGCGGACGCTTCGGCTCCGGCCCCGCCGCCGCGCTCGCCGCCCTGTCCGTGTCCACCCACTTCGACTGGCGCCTGGCCCAGTACGACCTGCGCGGCTCGAAGGCCCACGCGAACGTGCTGCATGCCGCGGAGCTGCTGAGCGATGACGAGCTGGCTCGGATGCAGGAGGCCCTCGACGTGCTCGCGGCCGACGTCGCCTCCGGCGAATTCGTCGCGGCCGCGGACGACGAGGACGTGCACACGGCCCTCGAGCGCGGCCTCATCGAGCGCGCCGGCGGCGAGCTCGGCGGCAAGCTGCGCGCCGGCCGCTCGCGCAACGACCAGATCGCCACGCTGATCCGGCTGTTTCTGCGCGACCAGGCCCGCGCCGTCGGCGACCAGGTCCTCGACCTCGCCGAGGTGCTGCTCGAGCGGGCGCGCGAGGTGCACGGCGTCCCCATGCCGGGCCGCACGCATCTCCAGCACGCCCAGCCGCTGCTGCTGAGCCACCACCTGCTCGCCCACGCCTGGCCGCTGCTGCGCGACGTGGAGCGCCTGGCCGACCTCGACCGCCGCACGGCCGTCTCGCCGTACGGGTCCGGGGCTCTGGCCGGCTCGAGCCTGGGACTGGACCCGCAGGCCGTCGCCGCGGAGCTGGGCTTCACGGATTCGGTGTGGAACTCGATCGACGGCACCGCCTCGCGGGACCTGACCGCCGAGTTCTCCTTCGTGCTGGCGATGATCGGCATCGATCTGTCGCGCCTGGCCGAGGAGATCATCCTGTGGAACACGAAGGAGTTCTCCTTCATCACCCTGGACGACTCCTTCTCCACCGGCTCCTCGATCATGCCGCAGAAGAAGAATCCGGACATCGCCGAGCTCGCCCGCGGCAAGGCGGGCCGCGTCGTGGGCGACCTGGTCGGGCTGCTGACCACGCTCAAGGCCCTGCCGCTGGCGTACAACCGTGACCTGCAGGAGGACAAGGAGCCCGTCTTCGACCAGGTCGACTCCCTCGACCTGGTGCTGCCGGCCTTCACCGGGATGATGGCGACTCTGGTGTTCCACACCGAGCGGATGGCGGAGCTGGCCCCGCAGGGCTTCTCCCTCGCCACCGACATCGCCGACCACCTGGTGCGCCATGGCGTGCCCTTCCGCAGCGCGCACGAGATCTCCGGGGCCTGCGTGAAGGTCGCCGAGGAGCAGGACAAGGAGCTGTGGGACCTCACCGATGCCGAATTCGCCGAGATCTCCGAGCACCTCGACGCCTCGGTGCGCGAGGTCCTGACCGTCCAGGGCTCGATCGCCTCCCGCGACGCCAAGGGCGGGACCGCCCCGGCGCGGGTGGCGGAGCAGGAACAGGCCGTCGCCGAGACCATCCGCGACCTGCGGTCCTTCACCCGGGACCGCTGA
- a CDS encoding argininosuccinate synthase, which translates to MTERIVLAYSGGLDTSVAIGWIHDATGADVIACAVDVGQGGEDLEVIRQRALDCGAVEAYVADARDEFAEEYCMAALKTNSLYMDAYPNVSAISRPVITKHLVKAAKKFGATTVAHGCTGKGNDQVRFEVSITSLAPELKCIAPVRDLALTRDKAIQYAERKGLPIETTKHNPFSIDQNVWGRAIETGFLEDIWNEPTKDIFSYTDDPAFPPVADEVVLTFERGVPVAIDGRTVTPLQAIQEMNRRAGAQGIGRIDIVEDRLVGIKSREVYEAPGAMALITAHQELERVTLEREQARFKRTVGDRWTEMVYDGQWFSPLKKSLDAFIEDTQRYVNGDIRMTLHGGRATVTGRRSETGLYDFNLATYDEGDAFDQSSARGFIDIYGLAAKQAAARDVAFGNGENLDAEDAE; encoded by the coding sequence GTGACCGAACGCATCGTCCTCGCCTACTCCGGCGGACTCGACACCTCCGTGGCCATCGGCTGGATCCACGACGCCACCGGCGCCGACGTCATCGCCTGCGCGGTGGACGTCGGCCAGGGCGGCGAGGACCTCGAGGTGATCCGTCAGCGCGCCCTGGACTGCGGCGCCGTCGAGGCCTACGTCGCCGACGCCCGCGACGAGTTCGCCGAGGAGTACTGCATGGCAGCCCTCAAGACCAACTCGCTGTACATGGACGCCTACCCGAACGTCTCGGCGATCTCCCGCCCGGTGATCACCAAGCACCTCGTGAAGGCCGCCAAGAAGTTCGGCGCCACCACGGTCGCCCACGGCTGCACCGGAAAGGGCAACGACCAGGTGCGCTTCGAGGTCTCGATCACCTCGCTCGCCCCCGAGCTGAAGTGCATCGCCCCGGTGCGCGACCTCGCCCTGACCCGCGACAAGGCGATCCAGTACGCCGAGCGCAAGGGCCTGCCGATCGAGACCACGAAGCACAACCCGTTCTCCATCGACCAGAACGTGTGGGGCCGCGCCATCGAGACCGGCTTCCTCGAGGACATCTGGAACGAGCCCACCAAGGACATCTTCAGCTACACCGACGATCCGGCCTTCCCGCCGGTCGCCGACGAGGTCGTCCTCACCTTCGAGCGCGGCGTCCCGGTCGCGATCGACGGCCGGACGGTCACCCCGCTCCAGGCCATCCAGGAGATGAACCGCCGCGCCGGCGCCCAGGGCATCGGCCGCATCGACATCGTCGAGGACCGTCTGGTGGGCATCAAGTCCCGCGAGGTCTACGAGGCCCCGGGCGCCATGGCCCTGATCACCGCCCACCAGGAGCTCGAGCGCGTCACCCTCGAGCGCGAGCAGGCCCGCTTCAAGCGCACCGTCGGCGATCGCTGGACCGAGATGGTCTACGACGGCCAGTGGTTCTCCCCGCTGAAGAAGTCCCTGGACGCCTTCATCGAGGACACCCAGCGCTACGTCAACGGCGACATCCGGATGACGCTGCACGGCGGCCGCGCCACCGTGACCGGCCGCCGCTCGGAGACCGGTCTGTACGACTTCAACCTCGCCACCTACGACGAGGGCGACGCCTTCGACCAGTCCAGCGCCCGCGGCTTCATCGACATCTACGGGCTGGCCGCCAAGCAGGCCGCGGCCCGCGACGTCGCCTTCGGCAACGGGGAGAACCTGGACGCCGAGGACGCCGAGTGA
- a CDS encoding arginine repressor: protein MSEQRRALAQTKTSRQQRIVQLLTHREVSSQSQLAQLLTAEGIEVTQATLSRDLVELQAEKVRGSAGSLVYRLPPEGGAPRPTGPPAESELLEARLPRLAEGLLVSAEASGNLVVVRTPPGGAQYLASALDRSVMPDVLGTIAGDDTVLLVSRDPVGGDRLAARLLDLADGRREVPETPEPPAPPEPGAVPVDTAPGDPAPGI, encoded by the coding sequence ATGAGCGAACAGCGCCGGGCCCTGGCCCAGACCAAGACCTCCCGGCAGCAGCGCATCGTCCAGCTGCTGACCCACCGGGAGGTCTCCTCGCAGTCGCAGCTCGCACAGCTGCTGACCGCCGAGGGGATCGAGGTCACGCAGGCCACGCTCTCCCGCGACCTCGTCGAGCTGCAGGCCGAGAAGGTCCGCGGCTCGGCCGGCAGCCTCGTCTACCGCCTGCCTCCCGAGGGCGGCGCGCCGCGGCCGACGGGCCCGCCCGCCGAGAGCGAGCTGCTCGAGGCCCGCCTGCCGCGCCTGGCGGAAGGTCTCCTCGTCTCCGCGGAAGCCAGCGGCAACCTCGTCGTCGTGCGGACCCCGCCGGGCGGAGCGCAGTATCTCGCCTCTGCCCTGGACCGATCGGTGATGCCCGACGTCCTGGGTACGATCGCGGGCGACGACACCGTGCTGCTGGTCTCCCGGGACCCCGTCGGCGGCGATCGCCTCGCGGCGCGGCTGCTCGACCTGGCCGACGGGCGCCGTGAGGTCCCTGAGACGCCTGAGCCCCCCGCGCCGCCCGAGCCCGGCGCGGTCCCCGTGGACACGGCCCCCGGAGATCCCGCCCCCGGCATCTGA
- the argF gene encoding ornithine carbamoyltransferase codes for MPRHFLRDDDLAPAEQKEVLALALQLAGDRFARRPLEGPRTVAIMFDKSSTRTRISFATGVAELGGSPLVMEAGASQLGRGESIGDTTEVLTRMVSAIVWRTFGQERIEEMAAHASVPVVNALTDEFHPCQILADLQTIAQHTGGLADGDAALTGRSLAYLGDGANNMAHSYLLGGATAGMDVRIGAPASHRPDPAVLARATEIAAATGGSVRVTEDPREAVAGASAVLTDTWVSMGQEGEDGRGEATFAPYQVTEELMDLSGGIFLHCLPAYRGKEVAASVIDGPASVVWDEAENRLHAQKALLTWLLEHPDATTAGHARPAGERR; via the coding sequence ATGCCCCGCCACTTCCTGCGCGACGACGACCTCGCCCCCGCCGAGCAGAAGGAGGTCCTCGCCCTCGCCCTCCAGCTGGCGGGGGATCGCTTCGCCCGTCGTCCCCTCGAGGGGCCGCGCACGGTCGCCATCATGTTCGACAAGTCCTCGACCCGCACGCGGATCTCCTTCGCGACCGGGGTGGCCGAGCTCGGCGGCAGCCCGCTGGTGATGGAGGCCGGGGCGAGCCAGCTGGGGCGCGGGGAGTCGATCGGCGACACCACCGAGGTGCTCACCCGCATGGTCTCGGCGATCGTGTGGCGCACCTTCGGCCAGGAGCGGATCGAGGAGATGGCCGCGCACGCCTCCGTCCCCGTGGTCAATGCCCTGACCGACGAGTTCCACCCCTGTCAGATCCTCGCGGACCTGCAGACCATCGCCCAGCACACCGGGGGGCTGGCCGATGGCGACGCGGCGCTGACCGGCCGCTCGCTGGCCTATCTCGGCGACGGCGCCAACAACATGGCCCACTCCTACCTGCTCGGCGGCGCGACCGCCGGCATGGACGTGCGCATCGGAGCCCCCGCCTCCCACCGGCCCGACCCGGCGGTCCTGGCGCGCGCCACCGAGATCGCCGCCGCCACCGGCGGCTCGGTCCGGGTGACCGAGGATCCCCGAGAGGCCGTCGCCGGGGCGAGCGCCGTGCTCACCGACACCTGGGTGTCGATGGGGCAGGAGGGTGAGGACGGCCGCGGCGAGGCCACCTTCGCGCCGTACCAGGTCACCGAGGAGCTCATGGACCTCTCCGGGGGCATCTTCCTGCACTGCCTGCCCGCCTATCGCGGCAAGGAGGTCGCCGCCTCCGTGATCGACGGTCCCGCCTCGGTGGTGTGGGACGAGGCGGAGAACCGCCTGCACGCCCAGAAGGCGCTGCTCACCTGGCTGCTGGAGCATCCCGATGCGACCACGGCCGGCCATGCCCGCCCGGCGGGGGAGCGACGATGA
- a CDS encoding acetylornithine transaminase: protein MSELEKNSPQGTTSGPPIHSAGAGEGSGDLATRYGEALLPVFGAPQRILARGEGTRVWDTDGKEYLDLLAGIAVNTLGHAHPAILSALTKQAETLGHVSNFFATAPQIELAEKLLTLAGAPAGSGVFFANSGTEANEAAFKIARRTGRPRILSLTNSFHGRTMGALALTAKEAYRAPFEPLPGGVEFVPAGDERALAEALAPGDVAAVFAEPIQGEAGVLPLSPEYLRALRRLTREHGTLLILDEVQTGMGRTGNWFAHQGIDGLQPDVMTLAKGLGGGFPIGAVISFGADVHDLLQPGQHGTTFGGNPLAAAAGLAVIGTLLEDGVLEHVRTVGAQLSADVLALEDPLITGVRGAGLLLGIGLAEPIAKQVVAAALEAGFIINAPDASTLRLAPPLIIAQADLDSFVAALPDLLAAATAAGGN, encoded by the coding sequence ATCCACTCCGCCGGCGCGGGGGAGGGCTCCGGCGACCTCGCCACGCGCTACGGCGAGGCGCTGCTGCCCGTGTTCGGCGCCCCGCAGCGGATCCTCGCCCGCGGAGAGGGGACGCGCGTCTGGGACACCGACGGGAAGGAGTACCTCGACCTGCTGGCCGGTATCGCCGTGAACACCCTCGGCCACGCCCATCCGGCGATCCTGTCCGCGCTGACCAAGCAGGCCGAGACCCTCGGGCACGTCTCGAACTTCTTCGCCACGGCCCCGCAGATCGAGCTCGCCGAGAAGCTGCTGACCCTCGCCGGTGCCCCGGCCGGTTCCGGGGTGTTCTTCGCGAACTCCGGCACCGAGGCGAACGAGGCGGCGTTCAAGATCGCGCGCCGCACCGGGCGACCGCGCATCCTGTCCCTGACGAACTCCTTCCACGGCCGCACCATGGGCGCTCTCGCCCTGACCGCGAAGGAGGCCTACCGGGCTCCCTTCGAGCCGCTGCCCGGAGGGGTGGAGTTCGTGCCCGCCGGTGACGAGCGGGCTCTGGCCGAGGCCCTCGCCCCCGGCGATGTGGCCGCCGTGTTCGCCGAGCCCATCCAGGGCGAGGCCGGAGTGCTGCCGCTGAGCCCCGAGTACCTCCGCGCCCTGCGTCGCCTCACCCGGGAGCACGGCACCCTGCTGATCCTCGACGAGGTCCAGACCGGCATGGGCCGGACCGGGAACTGGTTCGCCCACCAGGGGATCGACGGCCTGCAGCCCGACGTCATGACGCTGGCCAAGGGCCTCGGGGGCGGCTTCCCGATCGGTGCCGTGATCAGCTTCGGCGCGGACGTCCACGACCTGCTCCAGCCCGGCCAGCACGGCACCACCTTCGGCGGCAATCCGCTGGCCGCCGCGGCGGGCCTCGCCGTGATCGGCACCCTGCTCGAGGACGGCGTGCTCGAGCACGTCCGCACCGTCGGTGCGCAGCTGAGCGCCGACGTGCTCGCGCTCGAGGACCCCCTGATCACCGGGGTGCGCGGCGCCGGGCTACTGCTCGGCATCGGGCTCGCGGAGCCGATCGCGAAGCAGGTCGTCGCCGCGGCGCTGGAGGCCGGCTTCATCATCAACGCGCCCGACGCCTCGACCCTGCGCCTCGCCCCGCCCCTGATCATCGCCCAGGCGGACCTCGACAGCTTCGTCGCCGCCCTGCCCGACCTGCTCGCGGCCGCCACGGCCGCCGGAGGGAACTGA